A genomic region of Pyrus communis chromosome 14, drPyrComm1.1, whole genome shotgun sequence contains the following coding sequences:
- the LOC137714084 gene encoding L-type lectin-domain containing receptor kinase IX.1-like, translated as MVIPSAKLLPLLLLFLLFFPSAFPLTFNYDSFTIGTTGIFLEGAAYIDEQLIKLTRSARQNKNVGRVTYCQPFLLWETSTGKIADFSTQFTFMIDSGHADGMVFFIAPSGSLLNIPAGGGGHLGLPVEEQPGDTTRTLYPFVAVEFDIYRNEQPVIRDPVGDHVGIDINSLKSNITTPWNGDINEGRRNDAWISYNSSSKNLSVAFTSFQNGTNGTEVEVLKYLSYIIDLKQYLPDWVIVGFSAATGQDIAVHKIVSWNFTSTALVDDDPMHNKPEPIAPSGVKPGPGKSKMGLLLGLGIAGSLILFAGLGLVWFMYRKKSKAVDGRDEDPFRNKLIDKELENVTGPRKFSYHELAQATSNFEEGKKLGEGGFGGVYRGFIKDLNLQVAVKRISSGSKQGMKEYASEVRIISRLRHRNLVQLIGWCHENRELLLVYEFLQNRSLDSHLFEENSLLSWQVRYNIAKGLASALLYLHEEWEQCVLHRDIKSSNVMLDTNFNVKLGDFGLARLVDHGEQSLTTIVAGTRGYMALEYVTTGRSTKESDVYSFGVVSLEIACGRKPIDFKLESSQIELVKWVWGLYEEGNVIQAADPKLYGHFDEKQMECLMIVGLWCAHPQYIFRPSIQQAIQVLNFEVPLPILPSKMPVVSSIALVSDSDTITSERGQTESSGTPHSLTITPSSTENFVTPSTTFQSAQ; from the coding sequence ATGGTTATCCCTTCCGCAAAGCTTCtacccctcctcctcctcttccttctgTTTTTCCCTTCCGCGTTTCCCTTGACCTTCAATTACGACAGCTTCACCATTGGAACCACTGGTATATTTCTCGAGGGAGCAGCTTACATAGATGAGCAACTCATCAAACTCACCAGAAGCGccagacaaaataaaaatgtcgGCCGAGTCACCTACTGTCAACCCTTCCTCCTCTGGGAAACCTCTACAGGAAAAATCGCTGATTTTAGCACACAGTTCACATTCATGATAGATTCAGGTCATGCTGATGGGATGGTATTTTTCATAGCTCCAAGTGGTTCCTTACTCAACATTCCAGCAGGAGGTGGTGGTCATCTTGGCCTGCCCGTCGAGGAACAACCAGGAGACACCACAAGGACGCTGTATCCTTTTGTGGCTGTGGAGTTTGATATCTACAGGAATGAGCAGCCAGTAATCAGGGATCCGGTCGGTGATCATGTGGGCATTGACATCAACTCTCTCAAGTCTAACATTACCACTCCCTGGAATGGTGATATCAATGAAGGAAGACGAAACGATGCTTGGATTAGTTATAACTCCAGCTCAAAAAATCTGAGTGTTGCATTCACGAGTTTTCAAAATGGTACAAATGGTACTGAAGTGGAGGTGCTCAAATATCTTTCTTACATAATTGATTTGAAACAATACTTGCCAGATTGGGTAATTGTTGGGTTCTCTGCTGCAACCGGTCAAGATATTGCTGTTCATAAGATCGTTTCATGGAATTTCACTTCAACTGCTCTGGTTGACGACGATCCTATGCACAACAAACCAGAACCTATTGCACCATCCGGTGTTAAACCCGGGCCGGGAAAATCCAAAATGGGACTCCTGCTCGGGTTGGGTATTGCTGGGTCTCTAATCTTGTTTGCtgggttgggtttggtttggttcatGTATCGGAAGAAAAGCAAAGCAGTAGACGGACGTGATGAGGATCCCTTTCGTAATAAACTGATTGATAAAGAACTGGAAAATGTAACCGGCCCGAGGAAGTTTTCTTACCACGAGTTGGCTCAAGCGACCAGTAATTTTGAGGAGGGAAAGAAGCTGGGAGAGGGAGGTTTTGGAGGGGTTTACAGAGGCTTCATAAAAGACTTAAACTTACAAGTTGCTGTTAAGAGGATATCCAGCGGATCTAAACAAGGGATGAAGGAGTACGCATCAGAAGTGCGGATCATTAGCAGACTTAGGCATCGGAATTTGGTGCAACTCATTGGGTGGTGCCATGAAAATAGAGAACTACTACTCGTTTATGAGTTCCTGCAAAACAGAAGTTTAGATTCCCatctttttgaagaaaatagcTTGTTAAGTTGGCAGGTGAGATACAACATTGCCAAAGGGTTGGCCTCTGCGTTATTGTATCTACATGAAGAATGGGAACAATGTGTGCTTCACAGGGATATCAAGTCGAGCAATGTTATGCTGGATACAAACTTCAACGTGAAACTTGGGGACTTTGGGTTAGCTCGACTTGTAGACCATGGAGAACAGTCACTAACAACAATTGTGGCAGGAACCCGAGGCTACATGGCTCTAGAATATGTTACCACAGGAAGGTCTACCAAGGAATCAGATGTCTACAGCTTTGGAGTTGTTTCTTTGGAAATAGCTTGTGGGAGAAAACCCATTGATTTCAAATTAGAAAGTAGCCAAATCGAACTGGTGAAGTGGGTTTGGGGGCTCTATGAAGAAGGGAATGTTATTCAAGCAGCCGATCCAAAACTCTATGGTCATTTTGATGAGAAACAAATGGAGTGCTTGATGATTGTTGGGCTGTGGTGTGCTCACCCGCAATATATATTcagaccttcaattcaacaagCGATTCAAgtgcttaacttcgaagttccattGCCCATTCTCCCATCAAAGATGCCGGTGGTGTCCTCTATTGCATTGGTCAGTGACAGTGACACTATCACTTCTGAAAGAGGTCAAACTGAGTCTTCAGGAACGCCCCATAGCCTCACAATTACCCCATCTTCTACAGAAAATTTTGTGACACCATCAACAACATTTCAAAGTGCACAATAA